One window of the Gemmatimonadota bacterium genome contains the following:
- the phoU gene encoding phosphate signaling complex protein PhoU produces METQLQQQLEDLKSALLSMAALVEEQIARAITAHVERDVELCDQVIAGDQSIDAMELEIDEQCIRLLALQHPIARDLRFVAASMKITIDLERLGDIAVNIAKKTKQLAGLPLLKPLVDLPRMADLSQSMVKDSLNAFVRGDEQLAMDVCDRDEEVNQLQDQIFEELLACMKEDSGSVPQAMQLIFISRHIERLADHATNIAEGVVYFSEGRVIKHHASDDPNQSPTRPESDGPA; encoded by the coding sequence ATGGAAACACAACTTCAACAACAACTGGAAGACCTGAAGTCCGCCCTGCTGAGCATGGCCGCGCTCGTGGAGGAACAGATCGCCCGGGCGATCACGGCGCACGTGGAGCGCGACGTCGAATTGTGCGATCAGGTCATCGCCGGCGATCAATCCATCGACGCCATGGAACTGGAGATCGACGAGCAGTGCATCCGGCTGTTGGCGCTTCAGCACCCCATCGCGCGGGACCTGCGCTTTGTCGCGGCCAGCATGAAGATCACGATCGACCTGGAACGGCTGGGCGACATCGCCGTCAACATCGCCAAGAAAACGAAACAGCTCGCCGGGTTGCCCCTCCTGAAACCGCTCGTCGACCTGCCGCGCATGGCGGACCTTTCCCAGTCCATGGTCAAGGACAGCCTCAACGCCTTCGTGCGCGGAGACGAGCAGCTGGCCATGGACGTCTGCGACAGGGACGAGGAGGTCAATCAGCTGCAGGACCAGATCTTCGAGGAACTGCTGGCCTGCATGAAGGAAGATTCAGGGTCGGTGCCCCAGGCGATGCAATTGATCTTTATTTCCCGCCACATCGAACGCCTGGCCGATCACGCCACGAACATCGCCGAAGGCGTGGTTTATTTTTCGGAAGGCCGCGTGATCAAGCATCATGCGAGTGACGATCCGAATCAGTCACCCACTCGTCCAGAATCCGATGGGCCTGCGTGA
- the pstA gene encoding phosphate ABC transporter permease PstA — protein sequence MGSKWSKDDALIWLSGGALVVGFLMAAGLILVIVVHGLGGFWPQELTRYVMRDGRVILGHETSRVGVGTTDSAGKRSMAYRLRVRTGDLTLYPDEHIWLEEGGVAGRDAPREAVVVEQVRGGDAFGFLDSFVDDGIVVARGYDAVRAHYREQSSELERLRRRQALSIVLSSVDGRQHTISLANVQRIYAPNAMTTWTRVRHYTGSAWSYLWAPPRDENRLGGVYPAIFGTAAMVILMSIVVMPFGVLAAFYLREYGRPGPFLNAVRIAVNSLAGVPSIVFGVFGLGFFVYFLGGTLDRWFFAADLPEPTLGRGGILWCSLTLALLTLPVVIVAVEEGLAGVPPGIREASHALGATRFETLWRVVVPVVLPSMLTGLILSMARAAGTVAPLMITGAVAFSAELPVDGAWPFVHLEREFMHLGFHIFDTGFRPDGGEASLPMAYTSTLLLLAIVVALNAAAIGLRSRLRRRYSLAAA from the coding sequence ATGGGTTCGAAGTGGTCAAAGGATGACGCCCTGATCTGGCTGTCCGGGGGAGCCCTGGTCGTCGGCTTCCTCATGGCGGCGGGACTGATCCTGGTGATCGTCGTGCATGGACTGGGCGGGTTCTGGCCCCAGGAATTGACCCGGTACGTTATGCGCGACGGCAGGGTTATCCTGGGCCACGAGACGTCCCGCGTGGGCGTCGGCACCACCGACTCCGCGGGCAAGCGATCCATGGCCTATCGATTGAGGGTGCGGACCGGGGACCTAACGTTGTATCCGGATGAACACATCTGGCTGGAGGAAGGTGGGGTCGCGGGACGGGACGCGCCCCGCGAGGCCGTGGTCGTGGAACAGGTTCGGGGCGGGGACGCCTTCGGCTTCCTGGATTCGTTTGTTGATGACGGAATAGTCGTCGCCCGGGGTTATGATGCCGTTCGGGCCCATTACCGGGAACAGTCCTCGGAACTGGAACGCCTGCGGCGGCGGCAAGCGCTGTCCATCGTCCTGTCTTCGGTGGATGGCCGGCAGCACACCATTTCCCTGGCGAACGTCCAGCGAATCTACGCACCCAATGCGATGACCACGTGGACAAGGGTCCGACACTACACGGGAAGCGCCTGGTCCTACCTGTGGGCGCCCCCGAGAGATGAAAACCGGCTTGGTGGAGTCTACCCGGCGATTTTCGGCACGGCGGCTATGGTCATCCTCATGTCGATCGTCGTCATGCCCTTCGGCGTGCTGGCGGCCTTTTATCTGAGAGAATACGGAAGGCCGGGTCCGTTCCTGAACGCGGTGCGTATCGCCGTGAACAGCCTGGCCGGGGTACCCTCCATCGTATTCGGGGTTTTCGGACTCGGATTCTTCGTTTATTTTCTGGGAGGGACCCTGGATCGTTGGTTCTTCGCGGCGGATCTTCCAGAACCGACTTTAGGCCGCGGCGGCATCCTGTGGTGCTCGCTGACCCTGGCCCTGCTCACCCTGCCCGTGGTGATCGTGGCCGTGGAGGAAGGGCTGGCCGGCGTGCCCCCGGGAATCCGCGAAGCGTCTCACGCCCTGGGTGCGACGCGGTTCGAGACGCTCTGGCGCGTCGTCGTGCCCGTGGTGCTGCCTTCCATGCTCACGGGCTTGATCCTGTCCATGGCACGGGCGGCCGGTACCGTGGCGCCGTTGATGATCACGGGGGCCGTCGCCTTTTCCGCCGAGTTGCCCGTGGACGGCGCATGGCCTTTCGTGCACCTGGAACGCGAGTTCATGCACCTTGGGTTTCATATCTTCGACACGGGTTTCAGGCCGGATGGAGGAGAGGCGTCTCTACCCATGGCGTATACGTCCACCCTGTTGCTGCTGGCCATCGTGGTCGCGCTGAACGCGGCGGCGATCGGGCTCAGAAGCAGGCTGAGGAGACGCTATTCGCTGGCCGCGGCGTAG
- a CDS encoding tRNA dihydrouridine synthase DusB, with protein sequence MYPRNALMSTGVTCGPRVRARSKTRNRPASMTHEIAIGPHRITSLKPGMPILTLAPMAGISNWPFRLICAKMGAQMVGVEFINCNAILHKNPKTLQMMNFCDADIYRDTGMSLLAAQIYGNDIGRMVEGALVLEEKGAQIMDINFGCSVPKILRSDSGAAFLKDIDRMMNAVRSVAEAVSIPVIIKTRLGWDHDNISILEVVKRAADSGAHAVAVHARTVAQKFNGTADWSWIARAVEVSPVPIFGNGDVFTYEDAVRMVEETGCAGVMIARAARDNPYIFSGARIPTFTERVRLARDHLGMMVEYKGEKVGVMEMRKFFASYFKGFPNASHLRTDLVQVDTVTQAHRILDEWVTDSDRHSHDA encoded by the coding sequence ATGTACCCGCGCAACGCCTTGATGTCAACCGGCGTCACGTGCGGACCTCGAGTTCGTGCAAGGAGTAAAACGAGGAATCGTCCAGCAAGCATGACCCACGAAATCGCCATAGGCCCGCACCGCATTACATCGCTTAAACCCGGCATGCCCATCCTCACGCTGGCGCCCATGGCAGGCATCAGCAACTGGCCTTTCCGGTTGATCTGCGCGAAGATGGGCGCCCAGATGGTCGGCGTGGAGTTCATCAACTGCAACGCCATTCTCCACAAGAACCCGAAGACGCTTCAGATGATGAACTTCTGCGACGCCGACATCTACCGCGATACCGGCATGTCGCTGCTCGCGGCGCAGATCTACGGGAACGACATCGGCCGCATGGTGGAAGGCGCGCTGGTGCTGGAGGAAAAGGGTGCACAGATCATGGACATCAACTTCGGGTGCTCCGTGCCCAAGATCCTGCGGTCCGATTCCGGCGCCGCTTTTCTCAAGGACATCGACCGGATGATGAACGCGGTGCGCAGCGTGGCCGAGGCCGTCTCGATTCCGGTCATCATCAAGACGCGGCTGGGCTGGGACCACGACAACATCAGCATCCTGGAAGTGGTGAAACGCGCCGCGGACTCCGGCGCCCACGCCGTGGCGGTGCACGCCCGAACCGTGGCGCAGAAGTTCAACGGGACCGCGGACTGGTCATGGATCGCCCGGGCCGTGGAAGTCTCCCCAGTGCCGATCTTCGGAAACGGCGACGTGTTCACCTACGAGGACGCGGTGCGCATGGTGGAAGAGACCGGGTGCGCCGGCGTGATGATCGCACGGGCCGCGAGGGACAATCCCTACATCTTCTCCGGCGCGCGGATTCCGACGTTTACCGAGCGCGTCCGGCTCGCCCGGGACCACCTGGGCATGATGGTGGAGTACAAGGGGGAGAAGGTCGGCGTGATGGAAATGCGCAAGTTCTTCGCTTCATACTTCAAGGGCTTTCCCAACGCGTCGCACCTGAGAACCGATCTCGTCCAGGTGGATACGGTCACGCAGGCCCATCGGATTCTGGACGAGTGGGTGACTGATTCGGATCGTCACTCGCATGATGCTTGA
- the pstB gene encoding phosphate ABC transporter ATP-binding protein — MTTENAPVTPKILREETIIDVDHVSFWYGDRPALNDVTMAIDRQVITAFIGPSGCGKTTLLRLVNRMSDLVPQARMTGTIRMNGVDIYGPDTDVTRLRRRVGMVFQQPNPFPKSIYENVAYGPRIHGVKSGDFLDEIVERCLRRAFLWEEVEEQLEESALGLSLGQQQRLCIARAIAVEPEVLLMDEPCSSLDPVATSRIEELMLDLKDDYTIVIVTHNMQQAARVSEYTGFMLKGELVEMGVTDAMFTTPRDRRTEDYITGRAG; from the coding sequence ATGACGACTGAAAACGCGCCGGTCACGCCGAAGATCCTGCGTGAGGAGACGATCATCGATGTGGACCACGTGTCCTTCTGGTACGGGGACCGGCCCGCGCTGAACGACGTGACCATGGCGATCGACCGCCAGGTCATCACGGCCTTTATCGGACCTTCAGGCTGCGGAAAGACGACACTGCTCAGGCTGGTCAACCGCATGAGCGACCTCGTTCCCCAGGCCCGCATGACGGGTACGATACGGATGAACGGGGTGGACATCTACGGACCGGACACCGACGTTACGCGGCTGCGCCGGCGCGTGGGCATGGTCTTCCAGCAACCGAATCCCTTCCCCAAGTCGATCTACGAGAACGTGGCCTACGGCCCCCGGATCCATGGCGTGAAGTCCGGCGATTTTCTCGACGAGATCGTGGAACGGTGCCTGCGCCGGGCCTTTCTGTGGGAGGAGGTCGAGGAACAACTCGAGGAGAGCGCCCTTGGACTTTCCCTCGGACAGCAGCAACGGCTCTGTATCGCGCGGGCGATCGCGGTCGAACCGGAGGTCCTGCTCATGGACGAGCCGTGCTCGTCGCTGGACCCCGTCGCCACGTCCAGGATCGAGGAATTAATGCTTGATCTGAAGGACGACTACACCATTGTTATCGTGACGCACAATATGCAGCAGGCAGCGCGTGTGTCGGAGTACACCGGGTTCATGCTCAAAGGCGAGTTGGTGGAAATGGGCGTGACCGACGCGATGTTCACCACGCCCCGGGACCGGCGCACGGAGGACTATATCACGGGCCGGGCCGGATAG
- a CDS encoding cupin domain-containing protein — protein MPVAYVPDQKRFSDDKFQKVNLFDTDRMFCDIYCFEPGQEQKAHSHAENDKIYYVLEGKGDFTVGEETVKGVPGTAVLCPPGVDHGVLNSSEGRLVVLVFMAPHP, from the coding sequence ATGCCGGTGGCATACGTACCGGATCAGAAACGCTTCTCGGACGACAAGTTCCAGAAGGTCAATCTCTTCGATACGGATCGCATGTTCTGCGATATCTACTGTTTCGAACCCGGCCAGGAACAGAAGGCCCACAGCCACGCCGAAAACGACAAGATCTACTACGTGCTGGAAGGGAAGGGCGATTTCACTGTCGGCGAAGAAACCGTAAAGGGCGTTCCCGGTACGGCGGTGCTGTGTCCGCCCGGCGTGGACCACGGCGTACTCAACTCGAGCGAGGGCCGGCTGGTGGTCCTGGTTTTCATGGCGCCCCATCCCTGA